One Cucurbita pepo subsp. pepo cultivar mu-cu-16 chromosome LG20, ASM280686v2, whole genome shotgun sequence genomic window carries:
- the LOC111783695 gene encoding CASP-like protein 2B1 → MSYSGIGISPGNVPVYHSSNLKVFDKRVRVVELVLRFLICGLGVLAAVLVGTDTEVKDIFAIRKRAKFTDMKALVFLVVANAVAAAYSLVQGLRCAVSMVRGNVLFSKPLAWIIFSGDQIMAYLTVAAVASAAQSAVFGKLGQPELQWMKTCNLYKKFCNQVGEGLASAVVVSLSMVALSCISAFSLFRLYNGGKSKNRSGW, encoded by the exons ATGAGCTATTCTGGCATTGGCATTAGCCCGGGGAATGTCCCTGTGTATCACAGCTCGAATTTGAAGGTCTTTGATAAAAGGGTGAGGGTGGTTGAGCTGGTCTTGAGGTTTTTGATATGTGGCCTTGGAGTTCTTGCTGCTGTACTTGTGGGAACTGATACTGAAGTTAAAGATATCTTTGCTATTCGAAAGAGGGCAAAATTTACAGACATGAAAGCTCTTGT GTTTTTGGTGGTAGCAAATGCTGTAGCTGCAGCTTACTCTTTGGTCCAAGGACTGCGATGTGCGGTGAGCATGGTGAGGGGAAATGTGCTATTCAGCAAGCCTTTGGCTTGGATCATTTTCTCTGGTGATCAG ATTATGGCATATCTGACAGTAGCAGCAGTGGCATCGGCAGCCCAGTCAGCGGTGTTCGGGAAGCTGGGGCAGCCGGAATTGCAGTGGATGAAGACATGCAATCTGTACAAGAAGTTCTGCAACCAAGTTGGCGAGGGACTTGCAAGCGCGGTGGTGGTCAGCCTGAGCATGGTGGCGCTTTCTTGCATTTCAGCTTTCAGTCTCTTCCGCCTTTACAACGGTGGGAAGAGCAAGAACAGATCAGGATGGTAG
- the LOC111783540 gene encoding FAS1 domain-containing protein SELMODRAFT_448915-like, which translates to MSQTLNHTNLIAAVGDMRAQSFYGFAILLQMLNATTQLTLRDITFFIPLDPQLSNISISTDRLESFVLSHSIVMPLQFSDLIRFPTGSIVPSGYRNRMIRIHNHGRGHFLVNNAAVTVPNVCSSSEGIKCHGIDKVLDYGNAYDNHNN; encoded by the coding sequence ATGTCCCAAACCTTAAACCACACGAATCTCATAGCTGCCGTTGGAGACATGAGGGCCCAATCCTTCTATGGCTTTGCCATCCTTCTCCAAATGCTCAACGCCACCACCCAACTAACCCTAAGGGACATCACCTTCTTCATCCCCCTCGACCCTCAGCTCTCGAACATCTCCATATCGACCGACCGTCTCGAGTCGTTCGTCCTCAGTCATTCGATTGTCATGCCGTTGCAATTCAGTGACTTGATTCGGTTTCCCACTGGCTCCATCGTTCCTTCGGGTTATCGTAATAGGATGATCAGAATCCATAACCATGGAAGAGGCCATTTTCTTGTCAATAATGCTGCTGTCACTGTTCCTAATGTTTGTTCTAGTTCCGAGGGTATTAAGTGTCATGGGATTGATAAGGTCCTTGATTATGGTAATGCTTAcgataatcataataattaa
- the LOC111783697 gene encoding NADH-ubiquinone oxidoreductase 20.9 kDa subunit-like yields MNTDITASTKPEYPVIDRNPPFTKVVGNFDTLDYLRFVTITGVSVTVGYLSGIKPGIRGPSMVTGGLIGLMGGFMYAYQNSAGRIMGFFPNEGEVARYKK; encoded by the exons ATGAACACCGACATTACAGCTTCGACCAAGCCAGAGTATCCAGTAATAGATCGGAATCCTCCATTTACCAAGGTCGTTGGTAATTTCGATACTCTCGATTACCTCCGTTTCGTCACCATTACCGGCGTTTCCGTCACCGTCGGTTATCTTTCCG GGATTAAGCCCGGGATTAGGGGTCCGTCAATGGTCACCGGTGGTCTAATTGGGCTGATGGGAGGCTTCATGTATGCTTATCAGAACTCAGCGGGTCGGATTATGGGATTCTTCCCCAATGAAGGCGAGGTAGCTCGTTATAAGAAATAA